gagtggaggtggacattttgaaggcagactaacaggtctttgagggtcagaattgtagctgatagacaggtgttcaaatacttatttgcatttgtatcatacaaataaataagtaaaaaatcatacattgtgatttctagattttttttttagattatgtctctcacagtggacatgcacctacgatgacaatttcagaccctccatgatttctaagtggagaacttgcaaaatagcagggtgttcaaatacttattttcctcactgtacttATGAATAATAATGACGTGTGTGTCTGCTGACCAGTGATGTCATTACGCCTGCAATTGCATGTGAAATAATTgtaatacataaacatattcaGTGCTAGAAATTCAAcagctttttatatttcaaaacCCAATGAAACAGATTTACCTTCTTAGCGTGGGCTAGCTtgctaatcccccccccccgtgctttAATGCTCCACACTGGTTCTATAAAATGAGCCGAACTAAGTCAGTCATGTAAATATAAAACAGCTTTGCCAGACTACTTACTAAACATATCCTCTAGGTTCCAGGTTTGAACTCTGAGTCTGTAGATAACAGTGTGATTATTTAGTTATAGTGTTTAAATATCTGATAACTGTTCTCTCTTGTCAGGATATACTCAATGCAGTCAGCTCAGGTAGTTCAGGAACTGCTGGATACTGGTTTGGTCTgagagctgaaggagggagaTGGAAGTGGATTGATGGAAGTAATCTGACTGAAAGGTAAGAGACACATTCCTAAACACTCTGAATCCTAAAATCTATCAGCCTTGATCTAAACATCATGTTCTTCCCTCAGCTACTGGACACcacagcctcctcctcctgctactGACGGTCAGTGTGTAATGTCTGTCCAGAACTATAACTGGATATCAGTGAGCTGtggtgagaaaaaaagatggatCTGCAAAATGAAGGCTTTATCTGTTTAAACACAGCAGTCAGACTCTGCATGATAATATCAACTGGCTTATAAATATCAAACTATGAAGACTTCTACttacaatttaaatgttttgtcttcagaacTAAAAATATTCAGGGTGatttattttgtagaaaaagaagagaaaagtaaTAGTTACAGTGAGTTATTTCTCAAAGTTGTTTGTACGTTtcgtttaaataaaaacagacatgcatTTAGATATTTGATTATGAAGGTTTTCTAATGTTAAGTCTGTGAAACATTCAGTGACTAGACTGAAGGGGCACTGTTATCATTGATACCTGAATGTTGTTCTGCTTTATTAGAGATGTGATGCTTATAATTTGTATATCAGCAGATTGatgacagggacagacagactgctcagtttcctgtttcctgtgtatCATGTGACATATTTTGTTGCTACTCATTGGCCAAAATGGGGGCACTGCATCACTCGTTCTCAACAGAATGTCCTCAGAGATTTTGGTTTTAGCATGTTAGGAATATTAACGTgtaaaatgttttctatttatctatctagaAGCAAATGCATGATTTATTCCATTAAATAAAAACGCTGTGACATGTTATTGTCTTACATTGTCTTTCTTATTGTTCTTACATAATGCTGATTGAAACTATCTTCACCAATGTAAACAAACATAATTCAGGAAGTTGCAACATCATTGAACAGGATGTGTGAGAGAAgcacattgaaagaaaaaatgatAATCAACCATAAACTGAGAAAAATAGGACACAACCTCAAATAGGAGCATCACAGCGGAGCAGCCGGCCCCCTAACAGCCCTCATACAGGACTGCAGCAGGACTTCACACATCTGGTCAGGATGAAGAGGAACCCACAGGAGGAAATTGGtactttaaaaaattgtttttattatatttgtacATCTTATCTACTAGATATTTATGCTTACCAGGATGTTGTCTACATTCTTTGTGCGTTTTCAAATGTGAGACGGTTTTTTTTATGCTTTACAacaggtttttaaaatgtccacATTCATCTCCAATGCCGTGTTGTGAGTTTTCTGCTTTGCTCAACACATTGGgaatgatttgatttatttagtcTCAGTGTAAGTTGTGGAAAAACCTGACGATTTATCAACTtaagaaaacataaaattgtgtattttaaaaaggaggATTTTAGGATTGTTGATTATTGATCTTCTTGCTTTGCATGACTGCCAGCAAACGATTTTACCATGTTATCATTGATCATATAATCCATCTTTTCTCAACATATTTGCAGTTAAACTGAATTTAAACATGTAAACGTGTGTTTGATTCTGATCTTCCAGAGGAAATCATAGAAGAAGCTAGCTATGTTAATGCTCCAGTATGTACTGTGGAGAAAGTGGCAGCCCCTCCAGgtacatttcacacatttatttattattgctgAGCATGATATATGTTTACTGATCTTTATTTATCTGTCACAAAATCTTGTCTGGGATGTTTTCAAAGCATCTTGAACTGTACCTTTAAATCAACATGTATTTAACtgagttcttcttcttctctcagacCAGaggtctctcttcttctctcggTCTTCTCCACTGATAGCAGTGTGTTGGCTGATACTGTTAGTCATCATGGGCCTTCGTATCTACTGTGAGTACCACTGTCTTAGCTTGTTGATTTTAGTCCTTATTTAAAGGACCGGTTCACATTTTGTCAGATGccaatatgtacagtacatagaaaCACTTCTTGCTCGGTTTagtccttcctcctcttcctgcaaCGATGAAGATGAGACAAGGAAGATATTTACACTACTTGAACCTCATGTTGCTTTCAGATAAAGctacaaatgtgttttatcaCAGAAGTAGGACTGTGGACTTTGTCCCCTATCCGTTATAATGGAAGTACATTAGAAAGGAATCTGTTATTCTCCAGTATGAACTGGAGGAATGATCAGAGCAAGAAACCCCAGTTTCAATGTCCATATAACACATGACCATTGTttaaagatacatttaaaacatgtcaaCCAATCTTTTAATATCTAATATGATCATGTAAGTTCCTTCTTTCGTTGTGTCTTTCTATAATATGATCCTTCCGTTTAAACAAAGTCTCAACGCCCCAAACTCTGTCACTATAGTTACCTCTGTCATTTCTGAAAATGACGCCAAGCTGAGGGCAGAAAACCAGCAGCTTAAGGCCCGAAACCAGGAGCTGGAGACACAGATACAAAACATGACCACAGTTGATGATTACTGCCCCAAAGAAAATAACGGTTTGTACGGATCCATTTAATTAAAGCTACACTAGAGAAGTTTTcccgcttcggtccccctacaggttggtaGGGGGTAATTTAACGTAAcggacaattctgcttccaacctgtaggaggATTGAAGTGGGAAAAGTTCtccagtgttgctttaagtCAAACAATAATCAATAGAAATACCATGACGATGCAGTTGTTTATGGTTGGTGTCTGTAGTTTCAGAGAGACGCGTGAAGCTTGTCAGGAGGACTGGTTCCTCAACGAGTCCAACTGCTATGAGATACACGACGCCGATCCTTCTAATCAGAAAACCTGGGAAGAAGCTCGGGCAAACTGCAGAGGATACAACgcagattttgttgttgtacatAGACAAGAGGAAAAGGTAATGAGAAATCTGCGGGAACTTTGAAAGTGAGATGTAGATCATGTTTAAATATGTGATGaccgtgtgtgtctgtcaggatATGATCAGTGGTTACAGCTGGGGGACGCAGGATGAGACTGGATACTGGATTGGTCTCAGAGTTGAAAATGGGAGATGGAAGTGGATTGATGGAAGTGATCTGGCTGTAGAGTAAGATACATATTCCTAACACTTTGAATGATAAAGTTTTGTCTTCCTTGATCTAAGTGTCTTGTTCTTCCCTCAGCTTCTGGATAGGACCTCCCTTTGACGGTCAGTGTGCAGTTTCTGTCCAGGGCGTCGGTTGGACATCAGCGAGCTGTGCTGACAGAAAACGATGGATCTGCAAAAAGAAGGCTTTAGgagtttaaccctcctgttgtcttcgggtcaaatttgaccccttttcaaaaaagtttctacatcagaaatttaggtttctttcaaacaaattgtcccAAAATCATTGACTACTTTTATtgaactttttgtgttttttgtcaattttaagcatttgagaaaaaaatagataaaagaacttgtgtgatatgtaaatatatatatatatatatatatatatatatatatatatatatatatataatatatatatataaataagaaaaagataaaaaagacaatgtcataaagtgactaaaatgtgaacaaatgtataAAGAAGTGACTAAAATGCCGAACAtagtgacaaatgtaaagaaataaaaagaaataaaaaaacttaaaaaatttCGGagaaaactcaacaaaaaacgATTTCAAAAGGGTCGGAGAAAgtcaacaaatgtcaaaaaagtgacaaaaacatcgggggaaagacacaaaagtgtCCAAAGACAAgcaaaacgttgataaaaggtttttttgtttgaaattttGACTCCAAACTGTGCAGGTCGgcgtgaagacaacacgagggttaaacactGCAGTCATATTCTGCATGAGAATATCAACTGTCTCATAGATATGAAACTATGAAGACTTtcaacactgtttgtgtgtgtctgataaaGTAGACACCTAGATTAAATGTAACTGAGTTAGACGTTGGATTATAGAGTTATGGTGTGACACCAACATTTAAGAAAATACAGTGACTGTCCTGAAGGGCACTAAACTGTTAATTATCAATAATTTTAAAGgtgattttcttcttctttgttcgAGATGCAATGTCAGAGACCGGTTAGAGGATCTTTTGCAGTGCTTATATTTTCTGTTCCTATGACATTGTATTGTGTTGCTCCTGATTGGCCAGCAGAGGGCGGTGCATCACTTGTTCTCAACACAATGTTCCAGAGTCTGTTTCTATATGTACTTATACAGCTGATGGTTAAGAGTCATCTTTCTATCTAGAAGCAGTTTCATATTTTAGTCCATTACATTGAATAAAGTGTATGCCAgatattgttttctttctcttatttttCTCGAACATGTCAGCACATGTTAATAAACTACGAGAAGGACCAACCTTATTCAGAACATGTCTAATCCAGATGAGACAGAAGCAGCTCTGGccttcaattcagttcaattaaCTTTATGTATCCATCAGGAAGTTCATTTGTGCAGAGCCATGTCCAATCCATATACCCAACAACGCAACACAGTTCACAGCCAcaagggcgtaactttgggttcaaaatagggggggggttgagatctCCACTGTCAAGCAAAACTgaaacacttcattttctgcattctggtgaatttttctgttaggcctgctgctgctggtagttctgtctctgtctcccccccccccctgtgtgtCCTTATATGCAGGAGTGAATGCTGGTGTGCAggagtcagggttccagctgcagctcatctacactaatcacctctgcttcaaatacctGGTCAACCTACCACTCTTCGTCAGATCATAGTCAAGATGACCACGTGAGTCTTGTCATCACTCTACCCGTTTGTACTagttgttttgtggttttgctCGCCCTGATTATTCTCTTTCTGCCACAGTTCTGTGAACCGGACTCCTGCTATCCACCAATCCTGCTCTCCACACTGGATCTCTGGATTTTGCACACAGGCCTTCGGAAACACGGTACCACGCACGCTCTGTACCCCGAATCCCATTTGATTTGGACTTGACTTTTCCCTGTTGCATTCCCTAACCTGGACATTGGACTAAACTTGTTAAACTCTCCTGTCTCTGCGTTGTTGTCTGCATATGGGTTCAACCTAGTTTCACACGTATGATCTGACCAGAACATGAACCCAGCAGACTGTAACGTTGAGACCACACCTCAAGCCCCACCGCAGTCCGTGGATCTCTCTGCTCTAAGTATATCTAGGCCTGGCATCTTCAAACACAAAGCTACGGCTCTTCCTCCACACTGGCCGTACGACGACACGGCTCCCTGCTGCCAGCTGGGCGAAGTGCTTTAACACTTTCAGCACCGTGGACAGGCAGTTTATGTGGGGGAGGGGAGAAACTGGCCATCTCCCTTCCACCACCTGTTATCCGCACATGCCCCCCAGTGTGACATCACTCTGCCCAGGGCAACCCCAGATGCCAGACTGACCCACGATTCgatacaaaccttgattctttattttttggtctCTCAGTAAatgtaatacaacttttttctgcctcatggcattgttttgtaattgattacatcccactttgcaacacagttatacaacagagacctcatttattgatttttcagtatttatttatcgatccaacaccaaagattctttttgggaccttaaaatgtttacaaaatcgtttcagtggttcattagctcgttggaatgagacataaaaatattggtaacaattcccctcccaacctgtagggggaacaaagaggaaaagggcTTTGGTACccactgtaaaggtgctggttgacatgtagctaatgtaattcttggtgaGTAACATAAGATTACTACACTGTTCACCACGCTCAGTTAtgtttagtatgattgttttgaccacggttaactactctgggctaacccacaaattcctcagtaatgttaactgtatagatagatgtctaatctaatggtaatttagctagcaaACCGGTGCTAAGgtcgctaacggcagtttactgaaccgtctgGGAACCAGACCCAGGTACTCGTCGGAACAGCAGCCATTTGTAATGTTAGCTACACCTTCATTAGCGTTACGGTGCCCCCCCTTTTGCTttaagctaaatttaccagacaaaacaggaataaggcaccaacAGGACGAATACTAATGGTATTtgaaagatgtggtagcattggatctggatgggaaggataactctgggagttggaagggtgTGTCgcaattctgccttctcactccgtgACATAGGTTTGTGGAGCTGGgtgaggtgggtagagtagacaaaaattgtactcaagtaaagttctgttactttagaataatatgactcaagtagtTCTCCAAATAATTATTTGAGttagagtaaaaagtacttgatgaaaaaactacttaagtagtgagtaactgttgagtaacgtctgatttatttcttaacacaagcatcaatcagaccgacaaaaatacaaaataatcatctttaggcaaattatagttcatccaatcaataaaataattaaaattaattgtgaagagacttgtcacatcaaatttgatggatactgcatgtgcaaaacatactgtatgtaacctaaaagacaaagatccacctctccacagcagaaactaaaactaccgctacgtctcctcaggttagatgttgacttgttgaacgctcacatgtccgtttgttttggtcgacacagaagacgccgcacaatgtagctgctgtttcccaCTTTTCCTAAAGTaaacatgctttcactatgagccGGGGGAggttcctcctggtctgcgttgccttggcgacggttgATTCTGACATCTTTGATTTGCTACGACCGtgaagctaacctgtcccgacgctgagatcgagtatggtcacgtgactgcacaacgacgtttgattgaaacagtcacgtggtagagccttcagcggaagactctctctgtcaaaataaaacattaaaatgagacgtacgctggggcaAAAACAATGACGAGTAGattaccaaagaggtaaaaagaaaacgagctcattgtagcggagtaagacagtttatttttcactaatctactcaagtaaaagtgtagtgatttaaaactactcctagaagtacaatttgtttttcaaaaacgtactcaagtaaatgtaacggagtaaatgtaactcgttactacccacctctggttgcgattctgccttctcactccacGACACAGGTTTGTTGAGCTGAGTGTCgcgattttggttttattttccatatcgttacagcctTAGATGACAGGGTCCGGATGTTTCTTCattcttttctgattttactgttttctatgttcattctttttattgtacatgtgtttttactcttgatttctgatgttaagcactttggatacctgctggttgatgtataaatacattttgattgaccCACCTGCAGGGCACAAGGGCGCAAAATAAATCTTCACGACTGTGAAGGGTTAACCCAATAGGGACAGCTCAGAGAGGGCAAAGCCTATAGGAAATAGGCCTTGAAAAGTAGAATTTTATGTTTGTCAAATGGGTTTTCTATCTCAGCAGAAATAAGTTATTGAATGTATTGTTGATGAAAGGTACTGTTGGTTGAAAGGTTGACGGCAGCAGCGTGGGAAGATGCAGCAGACACAGTATGGGTTAAAACCATTAAATGACTTGAGAAATTAGCTGTTAACCAAACCACATCTCTTTCACAGCTCCAAAGCAGAACTATAATCCACACACTTTTCTGAGgaattaaaatgaatacaatGTAAACTGTATAATTTTCCTATCAGTCTTCACAAAGACTGTTTTACAAagctgttggtgtgtgtctgaAAAATTGACACTTGAATTAAATGTATCACGTCAGTTAGATGCTGGCTtgatttttctctttctattGTAAATATCAGTTTATTTAACATGTTTAAACCCCGATGAGACAGAAGCAGATCTGGCCTCAGTGTCCTTGCAGCTTTTAGAGTTTACATGTTCCCTATGCCTTTTAcgcagtgcattctgggatacgCACAGGTAAACTGACTGAGAAAAGGGATTAGTGATGGATGTTTATTCTCAGAATGATGAGCAATGAACGCAATATCAACAAATATGTAATGTGTAATTTATGAGTAGTAAACAGGTCATTGTTTAGAAAAGACTCATCTATCTGTGAGCAGTGTGCCTTGTATGACTTAGTGACAGTATAGATATAGATAACAGACATAACGCTTGTTTTGAAGCACGTTGAGCAAGCATGCTAAAGAAAACACTGTACATGGTTTTGGAAGATCATATTTAGCCAATCATGATTGCAAATACCTTGCTCAACCAAAAACAGAAGTTGTTCTCAGACTTACAGATGCGCTGTGGTTTTATTTCAACAGTACGTCTCTGTCTGCAAGTCAGGCAGAACCCAACAGAGCGACTGGAACCATGGCGGAGGAGGAGGTTAGCTACGCTTCGGTTGTATTCAAAAGTAACCAACATCCTCCACCCCAAGGTAAGTGTAGTATTTCTTTTCAAAGTACAGTATATCAATAACAGATATCTTTAACTAATGCTTTTGTTATTCATCAGATACTGTATCTTTGTTCATGTGATCATATGCAACGTTGAATTCTTGTACTGGTATTTTCTTCACTAATACTGGATAGAAAATACAGTTCTGATCAGAATAGTAAATCCAAATAGCTGCAGCATTTGCATTAGCTGGGTGCTATCTTGGATAGTGATGTCTTGACTGACAGCTGGCTCGACCAATCACATCAAGTCATTTGGGGGATCAAGTTTGCTAAGGCAATAGAGGCCTTATAGGAGGGCcttatttactgtgtgtgtgtgagacggtTTTAATGGTTTTCTAAGTATTTCCCCTTAAAAGGCAGAGTTTCCCCTTTTTGTCTAGGGTCTAAGTGTGAGACAATTTCAACATCTGTGGTTTTAGCTGATAGTTCTCTGTCTGAAAACATGACGTTATTGGACAAAAGCACAGAGCCCCTAAAGTCTCTAACTATCTtaagctgctgagttctgaaaaTGATATGGTGGCTGTGTGCAACATCATTATCacataagaagaagaagagatgcaTTGTACCCGATTTAGCTTCTCAATAATCTGTAGTCCCTGGGCAGGTCGACACATACACTAATACAGCTAATACAATTAATAATACAAGTTTGAAATACAATACACACTAAAATCCAATCCATAGATgcaaatatacatatatcaaCCATTACACCCAACAGTATATTTCAAAGAAAACTAACTTGTTCTCATAAGTGATTATATTGTGCTTATAAGAAAGAATATTACTTACAGCGCTTCAGGGCCTCTGTATTAAACGGCCATCTCATCTGGAgggattttgttattttgacatGAACAAATAAGCCTTTAAAGTCTTTATTTCACCCCATACGCAGTCATTAACTGTGAGATTGTGTCCTTCAACCTTTCAGctagaaaggaggaggaaactGTGTATGATGAAGTGAaggaacagagaaaaacaactgaaGAAACTGCTGACAGAAACGGTAAGCTGttaatgtaaaatgattttATAATAATTGTAATATTTCATACTTGGCAATAAGTTCTTTTCTCATTCTCAGCAGGATTGTTGCTAACAAAGACAGTAAACAACAGATGTTGTAATGTCCAGTATCAGCAGCTGGCCTGTTGTTTGGGGATTCTTTGTGTCATTCTGCTGTCCGTCATCATAGCAGTCGTCGTCTACCACCGTAAGTATACTGAACAGACAGTCCATGCATGAACTCACACTTAGACATGAGACAAGCCTTAAAGAATAAGAGTAGTAGTTTTTTGTCTGAAACCAATATTTGATATATAAATGAACTTGCCACATTCAGAATGAGACAGAAGCCCCAATGAGAAAATACACATGCACTGTATGCATAAAAGTACTTAAATGTTAAGTCAGGtgatatctttttttcttgtcaacaaatcccagaATCAGACCCAGACCAACAATAAATGTGTCCACCATTAATACAGTAGTGTGTGTATCAAAGCCTGATCTATCAACCTGTTCTCAGTGTCGGATACCGATGCATAAATCACCTTTAGCATCTCCTTGGAATGCACCGGCCAGAGCAGCAGCACGACCGCggcgctgtaagatgacgtagtattgaGAGCGACAATGATAGCTGGTagtgcaaaaataaaatctgaGTGTCACAAAGGGTCCTGACACAGAGCATCAATATGTaacaccaagagtcccgaccaaaTGTGTCAATATGGCACCTGACCAGTAACTGAAAGAATTCACCAACAAGTacactattctattctactgtttactcctgtttgagtaatgttTACTTAAAACTAGTTGTCAGCTGTTTTATGCAATATAAGATATTTAGAGTCCTTAGTGTGATCTTAAGTTTAAGCTTGGGTCTGAGGGCTACAGGGTCCATTGGGGAAGTCAGAAAACATTGTGAGACAGACTAAGAGTTGGTTTGAGTCTTTTCAAGGGATTTGTTGAAATCTTCCAAAAGGCTGGAGAACCtagagtgagacagacagcaaaTAACTTCCAAAGGTGGCTAAAtgataacaacaacaaatattacTATAATTAAGAAGTTAATGTTCATTTTACAGTTGCTACAGTAAGTCATCAGAGTGAAGGTGAGCTGATCACAAACCTGACTGCAGACGTCCAGAACCTGACAACACGAAACCAGCAGCTGGAGACCCAGAGGAacaacttaacaaaacaaatacaagaccTGGAGACAAACTGGAATAAACTCAACGTCAGTCGAGCTCAGTGGAGCATTGATGCCTACTGCCCCAAAGATAAAGGTATGTTCAGATCCTATTAATTAgatccaataataataatatcataaaGCAGTAATGTTGTTTATTGGTTGGTCTCTGTTGTTTCAGGGAGACAGTGTGCAGCTTGTCGGAATGGCTGGTTACTCTACGAGTCTAACTCTAACTGCTATGCGTATAATAACGCTGCTCCTCCTGATCAGAAAACCTGGGAAGAAGCTCGACAAGACTGCAGAGGAAAGGGTTCAGATTTGGTTGTTGTTCATAGTCAAGAGGAAAAGGTAATGAGAAAACTGgacatttttattacacacatagACGGAAATTGGGGGGATATCGGGGGGGTTATCCCCCTctgaaaaagtctttaaaaccGCACTGTGTATGTTAGATAATTAAATACTTCAAATAATTGtgtaaatagtaaaataatacaaatacaaacaggaCAACAAATGGGTTTTAGGTTCAGAAACATTTGGAGTCCCTCCTCCCTCGTctcacagtggtttggtccactgtctcacagtggtttggtccactgcctcacagtggtttggtccactgTTTGGTTTTCTGCCTTTACGTTAATGCTAGGCAGAAGTCTGAGGGGCTCGTGGGATTCTTTTCTCAAAACTCAGATGCAACATACAATGTTTTCAAAATTATAACTCATATTTTATACAATCGATTCTAGATTCAGAGAAGCAGTCAGATGAGTGGGAGAGATACATCTCTCATTAACATActtatgaataataaataatgccgtgtgtgtgtatgctgacCAGTGATGTCATTACGCCCGCAATTGCTTGTGAAATAATTTCAATGCATGGATATATTCAGTGCTAGAAATTCATCaggttttatattttaaatccaaTGAAAGAGATTTACTACCTTGGCGATTTACTTCCCCCGTGCTTTCATGCTCCACACTGGTTATAGAAAATGATGatgaattttaattttaatttcctcCCCATCTGTTAGATGAAACTTACGCCCATGAACACAATTATTAaattgaaatgcattttctcCAGGTTTGAACACTGAGTCTGTAGATAACAGTGTGATTATTTAGTTATATGTTTTAAATATCTGATAACTGTTTCTCTCTCAGGATGCACTTGTCAATCACTCAATTCTACAGGGGGAGTTCAGGAACTGATGGATTCTGGTTTGGTCTGAGAGCTGAAGGAGGAGATGAAGTGGATTGATGGAAGTGATCTGACTGAAAGTAAGAGACACATTCCTAAACACTCTGAATCCTAAAATCTATCAGCCTTGATCTAAACATCATGTTCTTCCCTCAGCTACTGGACACCACAGCCTCCTCCTGCTACTGACGGTCAGTGTGTAATGTCTGTCCAGACCAATTAATGGATACCAGTGAGCTGTGGTGATAGAAAACAATGGATCTGTGTAATGAAGGCTTTATCTTTTTAAACACAGCAGTCAGACTC
This sequence is a window from Etheostoma spectabile isolate EspeVRDwgs_2016 unplaced genomic scaffold, UIUC_Espe_1.0 scaffold00569870, whole genome shotgun sequence. Protein-coding genes within it:
- the LOC116685483 gene encoding C-type lectin domain family 12 member B translates to MAEEEVSYASVVFKSNQHPPPQARKEEETVYDEVKEQRKTTEETADRNAGLLLTKTVNNRCCNVQYQQLACCLGILCVILLSVIIAVVVYHLATVSHQSEGELITNLTADVQNLTTRNQQLETQRNNLTKQIQDLETNWNKLNVSRAQWSIDAYCPKDKGRQCAACRNGWLLYESNSNCYAYNNAAPPDQKTWEEARQDCRGKGSDLVVVHSQEEKDALVNHSILQGEFRN
- the LOC116685481 gene encoding C-type lectin domain family 17, member A-like; its protein translation is MFYWLVSVVSERQCAACQKGWLLRDSNCYAYFNAAPPNQKTWEEARQNCRGRSSDLVVVQSQTDQDILNAVSSGSSGTAGYWFGLRAEGGRWKWIDGSNLTESYWTPQPPPPATDGQCVMSVQNYNWISVSCGEKKRWICKMKALSV